In the genome of Cronobacter malonaticus LMG 23826, one region contains:
- a CDS encoding LysR family transcriptional regulator, translated as MNIELRHLRYFVAVAEELHFGRAAARLNISQPPLSQQIQALEAQTGARLLARTNRSVTLTAAGRQFLADSRQILSEVEAAAVRAARLHNGETGELRIGFTSSAPFIRAISDTLSVFRRRYPDVHLQTLEINTRSQIAPLTEGRLDVGLMRNTPLPETLAWQLVLREPLLALIPCDHPLAVREAVSLSELAGEPFVFFDPHVGTGLYDDILGLLHRYGVQPRITQEVGEAMTIIGLVAAGLGVSILPASFQRVRLEEMRWVKLREPDAISEMWLVWARHREQSAAAQRFISLLNGAAQWPEMAADLHKNVR; from the coding sequence ATGAATATCGAACTGCGTCATCTTCGCTATTTTGTGGCGGTGGCGGAAGAGCTGCATTTTGGCCGCGCCGCCGCCCGCCTGAACATTTCCCAGCCGCCGTTAAGCCAGCAGATCCAGGCGCTGGAAGCGCAGACCGGCGCGCGGCTGCTGGCCCGCACCAACCGCAGCGTCACGCTCACGGCGGCGGGCAGGCAGTTTCTCGCCGACAGCCGACAGATTTTAAGCGAGGTGGAAGCCGCGGCGGTGCGCGCCGCGCGCCTGCATAACGGCGAGACCGGCGAGCTGCGCATCGGGTTTACCTCATCAGCGCCGTTTATCCGCGCCATTTCCGACACGCTTTCCGTCTTTCGCCGTCGCTACCCGGATGTCCATTTGCAGACGCTTGAGATTAACACCCGCTCGCAGATAGCGCCGCTGACGGAAGGGCGGCTGGATGTCGGGCTGATGCGTAACACCCCGCTGCCGGAGACGCTTGCCTGGCAACTGGTGTTGCGCGAACCGCTGCTGGCGCTGATCCCCTGCGATCATCCGCTCGCCGTGCGCGAGGCGGTGTCGCTCAGTGAACTGGCGGGCGAGCCGTTCGTCTTTTTTGACCCGCACGTCGGCACCGGGCTGTATGACGATATTCTCGGGCTGTTGCATCGTTACGGCGTGCAGCCGCGCATTACGCAGGAGGTGGGCGAGGCGATGACGATTATCGGGCTGGTGGCGGCCGGGCTTGGCGTGTCGATACTTCCGGCGTCGTTTCAGCGCGTGCGGCTGGAGGAAATGCGCTGGGTAAAGCTGCGCGAGCCGGATGCAATTTCAGAAATGTGGCTGGTCTGGGCGCGGCATAGGGAGCAAAGCGCCGCGGCACAACGTTTCATTTCTCTGCTTAACGGGGCTGCGCAATGGCCGGAAATGGCCGCCGATCTGCATAAAAATGTGCGGTAA
- the mlc gene encoding sugar metabolism global transcriptional regulator Mlc, which translates to MVADSQPGHIDQIKQTNAGAVYRLIDQLGPVSRIDLSRLAQLAPASITKIVREMLEAHLVQETEIQEPGSRGRPAVGLAVETDAWHYLSVRINRGEINLALRDLSSKLVVEEQLDLPLQDARPLLDRIIDHIDRFFIRHQRQLERLTAIAITLPGVIDTEHGLVRQMPFYDVVDMPLGAALEAHTGVPVFVQHDISAWTMAEGLFGASRGARDVIQVVIDHNVGAGVITDGRLLHAGSSSLVEIGHTQVDPYGKRCYCGNHGCLETIASIDSVLELAQQRMNQSMGSMLHGQPLSVESLCDAALAGDLLARDIILGVGVNVGRILAIMVNLFNPQKILIGSPLNRASDILFPAIADAVRQQSLPAYSRNISVESTQFSNRGTMAGAALVKDAMYNGSLLIRLLQG; encoded by the coding sequence GTGGTTGCTGACAGTCAACCGGGCCATATCGATCAGATAAAACAGACCAATGCGGGCGCTGTCTATCGCCTGATTGATCAGCTTGGCCCGGTATCACGTATCGATCTTTCCAGACTGGCGCAACTCGCCCCCGCCAGCATTACTAAAATCGTGCGCGAAATGCTGGAAGCGCATCTGGTTCAGGAGACGGAAATCCAGGAGCCAGGCAGCCGTGGCCGCCCGGCGGTGGGACTCGCGGTGGAAACCGACGCCTGGCACTATCTTTCCGTGCGCATCAACCGCGGCGAAATCAACCTCGCGCTGCGCGATCTCAGCAGCAAACTGGTGGTGGAAGAGCAGCTCGATCTCCCGTTGCAGGACGCCCGCCCCTTGCTCGATCGCATTATCGACCATATCGATCGCTTTTTTATCCGCCATCAGCGCCAGCTGGAGCGCCTCACCGCCATCGCCATAACGCTGCCTGGCGTGATTGATACCGAACACGGGCTGGTGCGCCAGATGCCGTTTTATGATGTCGTTGATATGCCGCTTGGCGCGGCGCTGGAGGCGCATACTGGCGTACCGGTGTTTGTGCAGCACGACATCAGCGCCTGGACGATGGCCGAAGGGCTGTTCGGCGCGTCACGCGGCGCGCGCGACGTGATTCAGGTGGTTATCGATCATAACGTCGGCGCGGGCGTCATTACCGATGGCCGCCTGCTGCACGCGGGCAGCAGCAGCCTGGTGGAGATTGGCCACACGCAGGTCGATCCTTACGGCAAGCGCTGCTACTGCGGCAACCACGGCTGCCTTGAGACTATCGCCAGCATCGACAGCGTGCTGGAGCTGGCCCAGCAGCGGATGAATCAGTCGATGGGCTCCATGCTGCACGGCCAGCCGCTCAGCGTGGAATCGCTGTGCGATGCGGCGCTGGCGGGCGATCTGCTGGCACGCGATATTATTCTCGGCGTTGGCGTTAACGTCGGGCGCATTCTCGCGATTATGGTCAATCTGTTTAACCCACAAAAAATTCTGATTGGTTCGCCGCTTAACCGGGCGTCCGATATTCTCTTTCCGGCGATCGCTGACGCGGTTCGCCAGCAGTCGCTGCCCGCCTACAGCCGGAACATCAGCGTGGAAAGCACCCAGTTCTCTAACCGCGGCACGATGGCGGGCGCAGCGC
- a CDS encoding MFS transporter, with product MSRTTTVSAPPAQAADDAVTAAPATYIKRGTPAFMRVTLALFSAGLATFALLYCVQPILPVLSQEFGVTPAASSISLSVATGMLAVGLLFTGPLSDAIGRKNVMVTALLLASICTLLATMMHSWHGILLMRALIGLSLSGVAAVGMTYLSEEIHPSMVAFSMGLYISGNSIGGMSGRLLTGVITDFFSWRVAMACIGCFALAAALMFWKILPASRHFRASSLRPRTLLINFRLHWRDDGLPLLFAEGFLLMGAFVTLFNYIGYRLMLSPWHLSQAAVGLLSVAYLTGTWSSPKAGAMTARFGRGPVMLGFTAVMLCGLLLTLFSSLWLIFAGMLLFSAGFFAAHSVASSWIGPRARRAKGQASSLYLFSYYLGSSFAGTLGGLFWHRYGWNGVGGFIALLLVLALLVGGGLHRRVR from the coding sequence GTGAGTCGTACCACTACCGTCAGCGCGCCACCGGCGCAAGCCGCTGACGATGCCGTTACTGCCGCGCCGGCAACCTATATCAAACGCGGCACGCCCGCCTTTATGCGCGTCACGCTCGCGCTCTTCTCCGCGGGCCTCGCCACCTTCGCCCTGCTTTACTGCGTACAGCCCATTCTGCCGGTGCTGTCACAGGAATTTGGCGTCACGCCCGCCGCCAGCAGTATTTCGCTCTCGGTCGCCACGGGGATGCTGGCCGTGGGGCTGCTGTTCACCGGGCCGCTGTCCGACGCTATCGGGCGCAAAAACGTGATGGTCACGGCCCTGCTGCTTGCCTCCATCTGCACCCTGCTCGCCACCATGATGCACAGCTGGCACGGCATTCTGCTGATGCGCGCGCTGATTGGGCTGTCGCTGAGCGGCGTGGCGGCCGTCGGCATGACCTATCTGTCCGAGGAGATCCACCCCAGCATGGTGGCGTTCTCGATGGGGCTCTACATCAGCGGTAACTCGATTGGCGGGATGAGCGGCCGTCTGCTCACCGGGGTTATTACCGATTTCTTTAGCTGGCGCGTGGCGATGGCCTGTATCGGCTGCTTTGCGCTCGCGGCGGCCTTAATGTTCTGGAAAATCCTTCCGGCTTCGCGCCATTTTCGCGCCTCGTCGCTGCGCCCGCGCACGCTGCTGATTAACTTTCGTCTGCACTGGCGCGACGACGGCCTGCCGCTGCTGTTCGCCGAAGGCTTTCTGCTAATGGGCGCGTTTGTGACGCTGTTTAACTACATTGGATACCGGCTGATGCTGTCGCCCTGGCACTTAAGCCAGGCGGCGGTGGGCCTGCTGTCGGTCGCGTATCTCACCGGCACCTGGAGCTCGCCGAAAGCGGGCGCGATGACCGCGCGTTTCGGCCGCGGCCCGGTGATGCTCGGCTTTACCGCCGTGATGCTGTGCGGCCTCCTGCTCACGCTGTTTTCGTCGCTGTGGCTGATCTTCGCGGGCATGCTGCTCTTCTCCGCCGGGTTCTTCGCGGCGCACTCCGTTGCGAGTAGCTGGATAGGCCCGCGGGCGCGGCGCGCCAAAGGCCAGGCCTCTTCGCTCTATCTGTTCAGCTATTACCTGGGCTCAAGCTTCGCGGGCACGCTCGGTGGACTGTTCTGGCACCGCTACGGCTGGAACGGCGTCGGCGGGTTTATCGCGCTGCTGCTGGTGCTGGCGCTGCTGGTCGGCGGCGGGCTGCACCGCCGCGTCCGTTAA
- a CDS encoding carboxypeptidase M32, which produces MENKNYQQLSRTFLRLSRFSHLSAIASWDMFAMMPPGGSRARGEALAELSVLQHQILTDKKMAEWLRGAEQEDLNDLEQANLREMQRHYQQAALLPEALVEAKSLAGSRCEHAWRSQRPANDWDGFSENLKEVVKLSREEAAIRAEAKGCSRYDALLDIFEPDMTSARLDTLFGDLRSWLPDLLARAVEKQERTVLITPQGPFPVAQQRELGLEAMRLLGFDFDGGRLDVSAHPFCGGVPEDVRITTRYDENELFSALFGVIHETGHARYEQNLPREWPGQPVSLARSTAIHESQSLFFEMQLGRSRPFLKLLLPQVVSRFGKQPAFEEENYLAWNQRVKPGFIRVDADEVSYPAHVVLRYEIERALIDGDIEVDDIPALWDEKMQQWLGIFTTGNYRDGCMQDIHWTDGGFGYFPSYTLGAMYAAQLFQAARQALPNLDASIAAGDLRALFDWLRQSVWQHGSRFTTSQLMINATGDDLNPRYFREHLTARYL; this is translated from the coding sequence ATGGAAAACAAAAACTATCAACAGCTTAGCCGCACCTTCCTGCGGCTTTCCCGCTTCTCTCATCTCTCGGCTATCGCCAGCTGGGATATGTTCGCCATGATGCCGCCGGGCGGCAGCCGTGCGCGCGGCGAAGCCCTGGCGGAGCTGAGCGTGCTGCAGCATCAGATCCTGACCGATAAAAAAATGGCCGAATGGCTGCGCGGCGCGGAACAGGAAGATTTAAACGATCTCGAACAGGCGAACCTGCGCGAAATGCAGCGCCATTACCAGCAGGCGGCGCTGCTGCCGGAAGCGCTGGTCGAGGCCAAATCGCTCGCGGGCAGCCGCTGCGAACACGCCTGGCGTAGCCAGCGCCCGGCCAACGACTGGGACGGTTTCTCGGAAAATCTCAAAGAGGTGGTGAAGCTGAGCCGCGAAGAGGCCGCCATTCGCGCCGAAGCCAAAGGCTGTTCGCGCTACGATGCGCTGCTCGATATTTTCGAGCCGGATATGACCAGCGCGCGTCTCGATACGCTGTTTGGCGATCTGCGCAGCTGGCTGCCGGATCTCCTCGCCCGCGCGGTAGAGAAACAGGAGCGCACCGTGCTGATTACGCCGCAGGGGCCGTTCCCGGTGGCGCAGCAGCGCGAGCTGGGTCTTGAAGCCATGCGCCTGCTCGGCTTCGATTTCGACGGCGGCAGGCTGGACGTCAGCGCGCACCCGTTCTGCGGCGGCGTGCCGGAAGATGTGCGCATCACCACGCGCTATGACGAAAACGAACTCTTCAGCGCGCTGTTTGGCGTGATCCACGAAACCGGCCATGCCCGTTATGAGCAAAACCTGCCGCGCGAATGGCCGGGCCAGCCGGTGTCGCTGGCGCGCTCCACCGCTATCCATGAATCCCAGAGCCTGTTCTTCGAAATGCAGCTTGGGCGCAGCCGCCCGTTCCTGAAGCTGCTGCTCCCGCAGGTCGTCTCGCGTTTCGGCAAGCAACCGGCGTTTGAGGAGGAGAACTATCTGGCCTGGAACCAGCGCGTGAAGCCAGGTTTTATCCGCGTCGATGCCGATGAAGTGAGCTACCCGGCCCACGTAGTGCTGCGCTACGAGATTGAGCGGGCGCTGATTGACGGCGATATTGAAGTGGACGACATTCCGGCCCTGTGGGATGAGAAAATGCAGCAGTGGCTCGGGATTTTCACCACCGGCAACTACCGCGACGGCTGTATGCAGGATATTCACTGGACGGATGGCGGCTTTGGTTACTTCCCGTCATATACGCTTGGCGCGATGTATGCCGCCCAGCTTTTCCAGGCCGCGCGCCAGGCGCTGCCGAACCTGGACGCCTCAATTGCCGCAGGCGATCTGCGCGCGCTGTTTGACTGGCTGCGCCAGTCGGTGTGGCAGCACGGCAGCCGCTTTACCACCTCGCAGCTGATGATTAACGCCACCGGCGACGATCTCAACCCGCGCTATTTCCGCGAGCACCTGACGGCGCGCTATCTGTAG